In the Telopea speciosissima isolate NSW1024214 ecotype Mountain lineage chromosome 2, Tspe_v1, whole genome shotgun sequence genome, one interval contains:
- the LOC122652469 gene encoding uncharacterized protein LOC122652469, with protein MAKSMRSKREKRLRTLRREIVEPFYEKKEVAKLAAQEAALAAPKLPVRPINSNSPKMEIATTSNASMDVEMADGGDTNNRNLGSLKPIGGVGKKWKKKSKMHKGKHHGKGKIRRKHNI; from the exons ATGGCAAAGTCAATGAGatcgaagagggaaaagagattGAGGACTCTCAGAAGAGAGATAGTAGAGCCTttctatgaaaaaaaagaagttgcaaAGCTTGCTGCTCAAGAAGCAGCTCTAGCCGCTCCGAAGCTCCCTGTACGTCCCATCAACAGCAACAGCCCTAAGATGGAAATTGCCACCACTTCGAATGCAAGCATGG ATGTGGAGATGGCTGATGGGGGAGACACAAATAATCGGAACTTGGGCTCTTTAAAACCTATTGGTGGTGTAGGGAAGAAGTGGAAAAAGAAATCGAAGATGCATAAAGGCAAGCATCATGGAAAGGGGAAGATCAGGAGGAAGCACAATATATAA